From Amycolatopsis sp. WQ 127309:
GAGGTTCACGGCCGCGTCGAGCAGGTGCCGCAGCGCGGCGTCACGACGCGGCGTGAGCGCCAAGGCCTGGCCTCGCCGCAGGGCGGTCTCACCGCTCAGCGAAGGGTCTTCGACGCGGCCGAGCAGCTCCAGGCCCCATCCCGGGTAGCCACCGAGGATCGCCAGCTCGGCCGCGCGCAGCAACCGCCGGTCGTCGCCGGCGCGGGCCAGCAGCCGCGCCGCGGTGCCGTACGCACCGCGCCGGACGGCCTGCCCGGCCCGGTCGTCCAGTTCCGTCGCCGTCAGCTCGGGCACCGCGACGGCCACATCAGCCGGTGGGCCGACTTCGAGGTGCGGCAGGCCGAAGTGCGCCTGGTGGCTCGCACCGAGCAGGGCGACGGGTTCGCCGTCCAGGCGGCGCGCCACGAAAGTGAGCACCCGCAGCGAATCCGGGTCGAGCCACTGCAGGTCGTCGACCACCAGCAGCACCGGCCCGAGCTCGGAAAGCAAGGTCAGCACGGCGATGCCCAGCAACAGCCGGTCGGGGCCACCGTCGCCGGTGAGCACGCCCAGCGCGGCCCGTTGCCGCGCGGGGAGGAGGTCGACGCGGTCCAGCACCGGCCGCAGCAGCTGGTGCAGGCCGGCGAACGGGATGTCCGTCTCGAGCCGGTGCCCGGACGCCCGCAGGACCAGGCCGCCAGCCTCGGCCGCGGCGTCGTCCAGGCGGGCGGTCTTGCCGGTTCCCGGGCCGCCGACCAGGATCAGGGCCTGCCCTCCGGTGACGAGGCTCACCCGGCGAACCTACCCGATGCAGTCAGGTGACGGATTCGGCGAGCGCCGCGCCGGGGAACGATCGGGGCCATGCCCGAGATCACCCGAGTACCGGAGAAGGAGTGGCCGACCCGGCCGCCCACCGCGATGTTCGCCGACCTGCCGCAGTCCTTCTGGGACGCCCGCCCGCACCTGTGGGACCCGGCCGGCGGCCGGCTCGTCAGCCGCACCCACACCTGGGTCGTCCGCGTGAACGGCCTGGTCGTGCTGGTCGACACGGGCATCGGCGACGGCAAGGACCGGCCGGAGATGCCCGCGTTCCACCGGCTCGAGACCGGCTTCACGGCCCGGCTGGCCGAAGCGGGCGTCGAGCCCGGTGACGTCGACGTCGTGGTCAACACCCACCTGCACGCCGACCACGTGGGCTGGAACACCACCCTGGCCGGCGGCGAATGGGTCCCGGCGTTCCCGCGCGCGACCTACCTGTTCCCCGCGGCCGACTACGAGCACTTCCGCGGCGACCCGGTGGTCGCCGACAGCGTCCAGCCGGTGCTCGACGCGGGGCAGGCCGTGCTCTGGCGCGACGGCCACCGCATCACCGACGACCTGGTGCTCGAACCGGCTCCCGGGCACACCCCGGGCTCCAGCGTGCTCAAGCTGCGCGACGACGTCGTGTTCGTCGGCGATCTGCTGCACAACCCGGCGCAGGCGCTGGAACCGGACAGCAACAGCATGTTCTGCCTCGACGCGGCCGAGGCCCGCTCGGCACGCCGGCGCGTCCTCGGCTGGGCGGCCGACCACGGCGCGCTGGTGCTGCCCGCGCACTTCGAGGGCGGCCCCGTCGTCCGGGAAGGAGCGGGCTTTGCGTTCGCCTGAGCTGCTGGGCCGCCGCGAGAACGGCGTGTGGATCTACCAGGGCATCCCGTACGCGAGGATCGAGGACCGCTTCGGCCCGCCGCAGCCGCCACCGGCGGGTTTCCGGGACGCCACCAGGCCGGGACCGACCGCGCCGCAAGCCCAGCGGTCGTTCACCGGCACGGACCTCTCGGCGATCCTCGGCCCCGGCTGGGAGCCGGGGCCCGACTACCTGACCGTGAACGTGTGGACCCCGGACTCCCCCGCCCGGGACCTCCCGGTCATGGTGTTCGTGCACGGCGGCGGCTTCCTCAGCGGATCCGGCCACGCCCCGATGTACGACGGCACGACCTTCGCCCACGACGACGTCGTGCTCGTGACGCTCAACTACCGTCTCGGCGCCGTCGGCTGGCTCGACCTGCCCGGCGCGCCCCGCAACCGCGGACTCCTCGACGTCCTGGCGGCGCTGCGCTGGGTCCGGGCCCACATCGCGGGGTTCGGCGGCGACCCGGGCAACGTCACGCTGTTCGGCCAGTCCGCGGGCGCGATGCTGATCGCCGCACTGCTGGCCACCCCCGAAGCGGACGGCCTGGTGCACCGCGCGATCTCCCAAAGCGGTGGCGCGCACGTGTTCACCCCGGAGCAAGCCGGCCGGGTGACGGCGGCGCTGGCGGCGAACCTGGACGTGGCGCCGACAGCGCGCGCGTTCGCCGGGATCGGTGACGCCGACCTGGTCCGGGCCGGGTCCGAGCTGCGCGTCGACACGCGGTACGACCGCTCGCTCGGGGTCAGCCCGTTCAAGCCGGTGGTGGACGGCCCCCTGGAGCTCGCGCCGGTCGACTTCATCGTCGGCACCAACGAGAACGAGGCCGACCTGTACGTCTTCGAGCCGGTCACCGACGCCGACGTCCTCACGGCCGCGACCCGGCGGCACCCGGACCCGGAGCGGCTGGCCGCGAGCTACCGGGCCCGCTTCACGCGCCCGGCCGACCAGTGGTCGGCCCTGGTGACCGAGCAGTTCGAGACCGGTTCCACGCAGCTCGCCGAAGCGCACCGGGGCCGGGTGTGGACCTACCGGTTCGAGCGCGAGGGCCGGGCACCCCACTGCGCCGAGCTGCCGTTCGTGTTCGGGCCCGGCCCCCTCCACGACGCGTGGGTCGCGTTCGCCACAACCGGCGATCCCGGGTGGGCACCGCGCCCGGCGACCAAGCGGTTCTCGGTCACCGGGCGCGAGCCGGGCCAGCCGGTGACCCGGTAGAACCCCTTGCTACGACTCGAGAACGGCGCGAAGCTGGTCGGCGTCGAGCCGGACGTCGAAGGCGGCCGTGCCGCGGCCGATGTGCTGGCTGGCCTTGAGCGGGCCGGCGTCGACGGTGTCGAAGCCGATCCGGTCGACCACGGCCGCGACGGTGGCTTTCGCCTCGGGGTCGTCTCCGGTCATGGGCAGCGCGCGCCGTCCCGGCGAATCCGCCGGCCGGCCCTGGTCGCGGAGGTGCTCGTAGAAGATGGTGTTGAACATCTTGACCACCCGGCTGTCCGGGAGCAGGGCGGCGAGCAGCTCGGTGCCGGTGGTCCGTCCCTCGTCCAGTTCGGGGATGGGTCCGTCGCGCTCGGGGTCGTAGTTGCCGGTGTCGATGACCACCTTGCCGGCCAGCAGGTCGGCGGGCAGGTCGCGGTAGGCGCGAACGGGGACGCTGACGACGACCAGCTCGCCGGTCCGGGCGGCGTCGGCGACCGTGGCGGCGTGAGCGTGCGCGCCGAGCGGGGCGAGCAGGCCGGTGAGGCTTCCCGGGCCGCGGCTGTTCGCGACCCACACGTCGTGCCCGGCTCGCACCAGCAGCGCGGTGAGCGTGCGGCCGATCTGCCCGGCTCCGATGATCCCGATCTTCATCGCGCCGGCACCGCCTCGCCGGTCGCGGACCGAGCGGCCACCCAGTCCCGGGTGGCCGCCAAGCCGGCCGCGTGGGACACGATCGGCCGGTACCCCAGTTCGGCGACGGCCTTGCCGGTCCGCAGGGTGCATTCCTGCCCGAAGAACCACCGGGCCGGCACGGGCACTTCGCGATCGGCGGTGCCGGCGTCCAGATCGGACAGTGCGGTGTGGACACCGTAGATGTCGAACATGGTCTCGATGAACTCGCGGAAGACGACGCGGTGCTGGTCGGTGACGAAGTACGCCTGACCCGGGCGGCCGTGCCGCCGGCCGAGGATCAGGCCTTCGACGACGTTGTCGACGTAGGTGACGTCCGTGAGCTGCCTGCTGCCGTCGATCCAGGCGAACTGCCCGGCCCGGGCCGCTTCGGCCAAGCCGTCG
This genomic window contains:
- a CDS encoding MBL fold metallo-hydrolase; the encoded protein is MPEITRVPEKEWPTRPPTAMFADLPQSFWDARPHLWDPAGGRLVSRTHTWVVRVNGLVVLVDTGIGDGKDRPEMPAFHRLETGFTARLAEAGVEPGDVDVVVNTHLHADHVGWNTTLAGGEWVPAFPRATYLFPAADYEHFRGDPVVADSVQPVLDAGQAVLWRDGHRITDDLVLEPAPGHTPGSSVLKLRDDVVFVGDLLHNPAQALEPDSNSMFCLDAAEARSARRRVLGWAADHGALVLPAHFEGGPVVREGAGFAFA
- a CDS encoding carboxylesterase/lipase family protein, yielding MRSPELLGRRENGVWIYQGIPYARIEDRFGPPQPPPAGFRDATRPGPTAPQAQRSFTGTDLSAILGPGWEPGPDYLTVNVWTPDSPARDLPVMVFVHGGGFLSGSGHAPMYDGTTFAHDDVVLVTLNYRLGAVGWLDLPGAPRNRGLLDVLAALRWVRAHIAGFGGDPGNVTLFGQSAGAMLIAALLATPEADGLVHRAISQSGGAHVFTPEQAGRVTAALAANLDVAPTARAFAGIGDADLVRAGSELRVDTRYDRSLGVSPFKPVVDGPLELAPVDFIVGTNENEADLYVFEPVTDADVLTAATRRHPDPERLAASYRARFTRPADQWSALVTEQFETGSTQLAEAHRGRVWTYRFEREGRAPHCAELPFVFGPGPLHDAWVAFATTGDPGWAPRPATKRFSVTGREPGQPVTR
- a CDS encoding NADPH-dependent F420 reductase; this translates as MKIGIIGAGQIGRTLTALLVRAGHDVWVANSRGPGSLTGLLAPLGAHAHAATVADAARTGELVVVSVPVRAYRDLPADLLAGKVVIDTGNYDPERDGPIPELDEGRTTGTELLAALLPDSRVVKMFNTIFYEHLRDQGRPADSPGRRALPMTGDDPEAKATVAAVVDRIGFDTVDAGPLKASQHIGRGTAAFDVRLDADQLRAVLES